From a single Nodosilinea sp. FACHB-141 genomic region:
- a CDS encoding YhcG family protein translates to MPQPPALFPEDENYFALLNGLKKRIRSAQVKAVLAVNRELILLYWQIGREVLARQQAEGWGGKVIERLAQDLKREFPDMKGFSRSNLMYMRAFAEAWPNEQFVHQAGGQIPWKHNCVILEKVKTPTERLWYIQQTVENGWSRNVLILQIESGLFQRQGGAITNFERTLPSPQSDLMQQLIKDPYHLEFLPLGKKFQERELENALVAHIRDFLMELGVGFAFVGSQYYLNIGGEDFYLDLLFYHLELRCFIIIDLKMGEFKAEYSGKMNLYVSAVDDQLRKEHDNPTIGIILCKSKNKTIAEYALRNVNTPIAVSTHKLPKQLQENLPTAEQLEMELEAAVKELGDDQPDES, encoded by the coding sequence ATGCCTCAACCTCCTGCCCTGTTTCCTGAAGACGAAAATTACTTTGCCCTGCTTAATGGACTGAAGAAGCGGATCCGGTCAGCGCAGGTTAAGGCAGTCCTGGCAGTTAATAGAGAACTAATCCTCCTCTATTGGCAGATAGGTCGTGAAGTTCTCGCACGGCAGCAGGCAGAAGGTTGGGGCGGTAAGGTTATTGAGCGCCTGGCTCAAGACCTAAAGCGAGAGTTTCCCGACATGAAGGGTTTCTCGCGCTCAAACCTCATGTATATGAGGGCTTTCGCGGAAGCATGGCCTAACGAGCAATTTGTCCACCAGGCTGGTGGACAAATTCCGTGGAAGCATAATTGCGTCATTCTCGAAAAGGTTAAAACTCCTACCGAGCGTCTTTGGTACATCCAGCAAACCGTTGAAAACGGCTGGAGTCGCAACGTGCTGATACTACAAATCGAGAGCGGCCTGTTTCAACGCCAGGGTGGTGCGATCACGAACTTTGAGCGCACCTTACCCTCGCCTCAGTCCGATCTAATGCAACAGCTAATTAAGGATCCCTATCATCTGGAGTTTCTGCCTCTGGGCAAGAAGTTTCAGGAACGGGAACTGGAGAACGCTCTGGTCGCCCATATTCGGGACTTCCTCATGGAGTTGGGAGTTGGCTTCGCGTTTGTTGGCAGCCAATACTATCTCAACATCGGTGGCGAAGACTTTTATCTCGACCTGCTGTTCTACCATTTAGAGCTGCGCTGCTTCATCATCATCGACCTCAAGATGGGTGAGTTCAAAGCCGAGTATTCCGGCAAAATGAACCTGTACGTCTCGGCAGTCGATGACCAACTGCGCAAGGAACACGATAACCCGACGATCGGCATCATCCTGTGCAAGTCGAAGAACAAAACGATCGCTGAATATGCCTTGCGTAATGTCAACACGCCGATCGCCGTCTCAACCCACAAGCTACCCAAACAACTACAGGAAAACTTGCCGACTGCCGAGCAGCTGGAAATGGAGTTGGAAGCGGCTGTAAAAGAACTGGGAGATGATCAACCGGATGAATCGTGA
- a CDS encoding ParA family protein, whose protein sequence is MLTLASLSLSGGQGKTTVAVLLSKYLARAGYTVLVVDADPQSNMTTFLQHEVAADQPTLLELYRKQVSLEDATYPTATKNLFLIPSDDGLDQVQEYLASSGVGALALGKRLEPAKGSFDVVVIDSPPQRSQICKSIIGAADQIVIPCEATVKGYGSLIRTVEAVRELTEDGASEAKVLGVIPFRDRWVGRSRTKESDMVIKEMAGEIGENVMLPSIRESEKYKQAISQGVLLEDLGYPDLAYPFESLIDRIREVLK, encoded by the coding sequence ATGCTGACACTCGCGTCTCTTTCGCTATCAGGGGGGCAGGGTAAGACCACGGTGGCTGTCTTACTAAGCAAGTACCTTGCTCGTGCTGGCTATACCGTGCTTGTAGTAGATGCAGACCCCCAGAGCAACATGACCACGTTTTTACAGCATGAGGTTGCAGCCGATCAGCCAACCCTGCTAGAGCTTTATCGCAAACAGGTAAGCCTGGAAGATGCAACCTATCCGACGGCAACCAAAAACCTCTTCCTCATTCCATCCGATGATGGGCTAGATCAAGTTCAGGAGTATTTAGCCAGCTCTGGGGTCGGGGCTCTAGCTTTGGGTAAACGGTTAGAACCCGCCAAGGGCTCGTTTGATGTTGTAGTAATTGACTCCCCACCTCAACGTAGCCAGATTTGCAAAAGCATTATTGGGGCTGCGGACCAGATCGTGATTCCCTGTGAAGCTACGGTCAAGGGATATGGTTCACTGATTCGTACAGTGGAGGCTGTGCGCGAATTAACCGAAGATGGTGCTTCTGAGGCAAAAGTTTTAGGCGTGATTCCCTTTCGAGATCGCTGGGTAGGCCGTTCTCGCACCAAAGAGAGTGACATGGTCATTAAGGAAATGGCAGGAGAGATTGGAGAGAACGTGATGCTGCCTTCAATTCGAGAGTCAGAGAAATATAAGCAGGCCATCAGCCAAGGTGTTCTCCTAGAAGATTTGGGCTATCCAGATCTGGCCTATCCCTTTGAATCGTTGATTGATCGTATTCGAGAGGTGCTGAAGTGA
- a CDS encoding tyrosine-type recombinase/integrase, whose amino-acid sequence MSTNGQAKVLTHDEIAQLFTAMDSPRDRALFGIMLYCGLRVSEAISLRPGDIKGDVLVLPAKATKGKLATRQIDLHPRLAVLLAAYDNGGAEYLFPGRHGRGRLARSSADWLLDQGLAYAGLDGLGISTHSFRRTALTNLSNAGVPLRVIQEISGHRSLASLQRYLEVSPEQKKAAIAALAY is encoded by the coding sequence ATGAGCACCAACGGCCAGGCCAAGGTTTTAACCCACGACGAAATTGCCCAGTTGTTTACGGCGATGGACTCTCCCCGCGATCGGGCGCTGTTTGGCATCATGCTCTACTGCGGACTGCGGGTGAGTGAGGCGATCTCACTCCGGCCCGGTGACATCAAGGGCGACGTGCTGGTGCTGCCGGCGAAGGCGACGAAAGGCAAGCTGGCCACTCGGCAGATCGACCTCCACCCTAGGTTGGCGGTGCTGCTGGCGGCCTATGACAACGGCGGCGCTGAGTACTTGTTTCCAGGTCGGCATGGTCGGGGCCGGTTGGCTCGGTCGTCGGCAGACTGGCTGTTGGACCAGGGGCTGGCCTATGCCGGGCTGGACGGGCTGGGAATTAGCACTCACAGCTTCCGGCGCACGGCCCTCACCAACTTGAGTAATGCGGGAGTGCCCCTGCGGGTGATCCAGGAGATTAGCGGTCACCGGAGCCTGGCCAGTTTGCAGCGGTATCTGGAGGTGAGTCCAGAGCAAAAGAAGGCAGCGATTGCAGCGCTGGCTTACTAA
- a CDS encoding TrkA family potassium uptake protein codes for MYVIIGGAGLIGSTLAQRLVKLGHTVAIVDINPIACTYAREQLGVMAFEGSAVSTEVLTEAGIHQADIVCAALRHDALNLAIVSLARHYRVPHIISRLRHRDFEHPLRHAGANRIISTVDLAVSTMVNAAEYPQIESMMHFEQGQIEVLKLTISENCSVVNHSIAEIAQDERFPKSSLIIGYQPHTHMDLVVPNGTTVLEPNSKILVVTKPDNLHALIDFIQPFLELPDFST; via the coding sequence ATGTATGTAATTATTGGTGGAGCTGGGCTGATTGGCTCAACTTTGGCCCAACGTTTGGTCAAGCTGGGCCATACCGTTGCCATAGTCGACATTAATCCAATTGCCTGCACCTATGCTAGAGAGCAACTAGGGGTTATGGCTTTTGAAGGTAGTGCAGTTAGCACAGAAGTTCTAACCGAAGCTGGAATTCACCAAGCGGATATTGTCTGTGCGGCCTTACGTCATGATGCGCTCAACCTGGCTATTGTTTCCCTAGCTAGGCATTACCGAGTTCCCCATATTATCTCTCGCCTGCGACACCGTGACTTTGAACATCCCCTACGCCATGCCGGTGCCAATCGAATCATTAGCACTGTAGATCTAGCTGTATCGACAATGGTCAATGCAGCTGAATATCCACAGATAGAATCGATGATGCACTTTGAACAAGGGCAAATAGAGGTATTGAAGTTGACTATTTCTGAGAACTGTAGCGTGGTCAATCACAGCATTGCCGAAATCGCTCAAGATGAACGGTTCCCTAAGAGTTCGCTAATCATTGGTTATCAGCCTCATACTCATATGGATCTAGTCGTGCCAAATGGTACGACAGTGCTAGAGCCAAATTCTAAGATTTTGGTTGTCACAAAGCCAGATAACTTGCACGCATTAATTGACTTTATCCAACCCTTTTTGGAACTACCCGACTTTTCAACCTAA
- a CDS encoding sodium:proton antiporter: MAQQPPIDINSAAEAPAVATIPELVIILIILLLIATVVALISQRLRISYVTGLVLAGLPITEVFSRRVGLDPSLVLNLFLPILIFEASINTDISRLRSTFKPIALLAGPGSILSSAIIATLVRFGLGLDWIPALLIGVILANTDTISMIAVFKEVRAPSRLSTIVEGETLFNDAAALISFNLLLVIYATGSLSPVQGIREVLVVTLGGALVGGVLGYLSLPIFTRLNDPLSSLLLTVALALGTFQIGQSLGVSGAVAVVITGLVFGNLGLPRSSSASDRITLLSFWEYAGFSVNTFIFLLIGIEINPLMLWKILPSILFVILAYQLGRIVSVYLLLAGLRWFDRPIPMRWQHVLVLGNIKGSLSMALAVAVPLTLTGRDTIIEVVFGAVLFSLVIQGLALPWLVKKLKISHVSELMQETGQLQIQLIAAKAAQSELGSLLKSGVLTKAVYEELWASYQTRVAEAERQLRALSSQRRSGELGGDRSGLDAIRRRLFLAEKGAVSDALRKRIVPDDLVQPYIKNLDEKLLALEDD, from the coding sequence ATGGCGCAGCAACCACCGATAGATATCAATTCTGCTGCGGAAGCTCCAGCTGTAGCGACCATTCCCGAGCTGGTCATTATCCTAATTATTTTGCTTCTGATCGCAACGGTTGTCGCGCTGATCAGTCAGCGACTACGCATTTCTTACGTGACAGGCCTAGTACTAGCAGGGCTACCCATCACAGAGGTTTTTTCTCGTCGTGTTGGGCTAGATCCATCATTAGTCTTAAATCTCTTTCTGCCAATTTTGATTTTTGAAGCATCAATCAATACAGATATCAGTCGCCTTCGCAGCACGTTTAAACCAATTGCGCTGTTGGCTGGCCCAGGCTCTATTCTTTCTTCGGCAATTATTGCGACTTTAGTGAGATTTGGATTGGGGCTAGACTGGATTCCGGCTTTACTGATTGGAGTCATTTTAGCAAACACAGATACTATCTCAATGATTGCGGTCTTTAAAGAGGTTCGCGCACCTTCTCGACTGAGTACTATCGTGGAGGGAGAAACGCTGTTTAACGACGCAGCCGCTTTAATCTCATTTAATTTACTTTTGGTCATCTATGCGACGGGTTCTCTTTCTCCCGTGCAAGGCATCCGAGAGGTGCTTGTCGTTACCTTGGGTGGAGCATTAGTCGGAGGCGTCTTAGGCTATTTGAGCCTGCCAATATTTACCCGCTTAAATGATCCCTTAAGCAGCCTACTATTAACCGTTGCATTAGCCTTGGGCACGTTCCAGATTGGTCAATCTTTGGGAGTGTCAGGCGCAGTAGCTGTAGTTATTACAGGGCTTGTTTTTGGCAATCTTGGCTTACCACGCAGTTCGTCAGCCTCGGATCGCATCACGTTGCTGAGCTTTTGGGAATACGCTGGCTTTAGTGTTAACACATTCATTTTTCTGCTCATCGGTATTGAAATTAACCCGTTGATGCTATGGAAAATTTTGCCCTCTATCTTGTTCGTCATTTTGGCCTATCAGCTAGGGCGAATTGTTTCAGTTTACTTATTGTTGGCGGGCCTGCGCTGGTTCGATCGCCCTATTCCTATGCGCTGGCAACATGTATTAGTTTTAGGGAATATTAAAGGCTCACTCTCAATGGCGCTAGCCGTTGCAGTTCCCTTAACCCTCACTGGTCGAGACACAATCATTGAGGTTGTATTTGGTGCTGTTCTATTTTCTCTGGTGATTCAGGGGTTGGCGTTGCCTTGGCTGGTTAAGAAGCTCAAGATTAGCCATGTTTCTGAGCTGATGCAGGAGACGGGGCAGTTACAAATTCAGTTGATTGCTGCTAAAGCAGCGCAATCGGAACTAGGAAGTTTATTGAAGTCAGGTGTGCTAACCAAAGCTGTTTATGAAGAGCTTTGGGCTTCATATCAAACACGAGTTGCAGAGGCTGAGAGGCAGCTGCGTGCGCTGTCTAGTCAACGGCGATCGGGTGAATTAGGCGGCGATCGCAGCGGGTTAGATGCCATTCGACGACGACTGTTTTTGGCAGAAAAAGGAGCGGTTAGCGATGCGCTTCGCAAAAGAATCGTTCCAGACGATTTAGTGCAGCCATATATCAAAAATCTGGATGAAAAACTTCTGGCTTTAGAAGACGATTAG
- a CDS encoding cation-transporting P-type ATPase: protein MAVLDGVKSTEQQWHHLSQEQVVQLLKTDPEQGLSFPEAAERHDRFGHNELTAQKKQSAWVRFLQQFNQPLLYILLVAGLVTAFLQEWIDSGVIFGVTLLNAIIGFVQESKAEDAIAALSEAVTTDATIHRNGQKQVVSSGELVPGDLVLLSSGDKVPADLRLLEIRDLQVDESALTGESVPVEKNLHPLEADTPLAERTNMVYTGSLVTFGQARGVVVGIGEMTETGHLSQLMQRSTAIDTPLTRKIDKFSRTLLYVILGLAALTFAVGVAQGFSWIEVFKAAVALAVSAIPEGLPAILTVTLAIGVSQMAKHHAIIRKLPAIETLGSTTVICSDKTGTLTENQMTVQEIDAGGRRYRVSGGGYAPDGEIFLNRHAIDLAKAPALYECLQAGLLCNDSHLEVQDGNWTVVGSPTEGALVAAAHKAGLSADKLEQALPRLDTLPFESQFQYMATLHRNRPERLVYLKGSAEATLKRCRQMLGEDGEAIALNPTQVEQTVESMAKKGLRVLALARKVVPDSQSSIEHSDLEQGLVFLGLQGMIDPPRPEAIQAIESCKSAGIQVKMITGDHAKTAAAIAQQMGLNQTENAPVLTGQELAQLDEQGLTNAVAQSHIFARVAPEQKLRIVEALQSKGEIVAMTGDGVNDAPALKQADIGVAMGITGTEVTKEAADMILTDDNFASIEKAVEEGRTVYKNLLRAIAFILPVNGGESMTILIAVMLATPLPILPVQILWLNMVSSVVLSLPLAFEPPSPDVMQHPPRSVNEPLLSRRLISRILTVSLFNWIVIFGTFNWFIRTTGNEDLARTMAIQALVAAEAFYLLGISRFIPAIVARLRGKDESLSYAVAIGIAGVFILQLLFSQWSLMNRLFATEVLTLTQGLICLGLGLPMIALAALLKRFAPLT from the coding sequence CTTGCTGGTTGCGGGGCTGGTGACAGCGTTTCTGCAAGAGTGGATCGATTCGGGCGTGATTTTTGGGGTGACGCTGCTCAATGCCATCATTGGCTTTGTGCAAGAGTCTAAGGCAGAGGATGCGATCGCCGCCTTATCCGAAGCGGTTACAACCGATGCAACCATTCATCGCAACGGCCAGAAGCAAGTTGTTTCATCCGGCGAACTGGTTCCTGGCGATCTTGTCTTGTTGTCCTCTGGCGATAAAGTGCCTGCAGATTTGCGGCTGCTTGAGATTCGCGACTTACAGGTAGACGAATCAGCCCTTACAGGAGAATCGGTTCCAGTCGAAAAAAACCTTCATCCCCTAGAAGCGGACACTCCGCTCGCAGAGCGCACCAACATGGTGTACACGGGCAGCCTTGTCACCTTTGGGCAGGCCCGTGGAGTTGTTGTAGGCATTGGTGAGATGACCGAAACCGGACACCTCTCTCAACTAATGCAGCGGAGTACAGCCATAGACACTCCTCTAACTCGCAAAATCGATAAATTCAGCAGAACCTTGCTGTACGTCATTTTGGGCTTGGCGGCACTCACCTTTGCCGTTGGCGTTGCTCAAGGGTTCTCCTGGATTGAGGTGTTCAAAGCGGCGGTTGCGCTGGCGGTTAGTGCGATTCCCGAAGGGTTGCCTGCCATTCTCACAGTGACACTGGCGATCGGCGTATCTCAGATGGCAAAGCACCACGCCATCATTCGTAAACTACCGGCGATCGAGACCCTGGGCAGTACCACCGTAATTTGTTCTGACAAAACCGGAACCCTGACCGAGAATCAAATGACGGTTCAGGAAATTGATGCTGGTGGCAGGCGTTATCGGGTCAGTGGCGGAGGCTATGCGCCGGATGGAGAGATTTTTCTGAATAGACACGCAATTGACCTGGCAAAGGCACCCGCCTTGTATGAATGCCTGCAAGCCGGACTGTTGTGCAACGACTCCCATCTGGAAGTGCAAGACGGAAATTGGACAGTGGTCGGTAGCCCCACAGAAGGAGCGCTGGTTGCTGCTGCCCACAAAGCTGGACTCAGTGCAGACAAGCTGGAGCAGGCGCTCCCTCGGCTTGATACCCTGCCGTTTGAATCTCAATTTCAATACATGGCAACACTGCATCGCAACCGCCCAGAACGGTTGGTTTACCTCAAAGGTTCGGCTGAAGCCACCCTCAAGCGATGTCGTCAGATGCTGGGTGAAGATGGAGAGGCAATCGCCCTAAACCCAACACAGGTCGAGCAAACTGTAGAGAGCATGGCAAAAAAAGGGCTGCGGGTTCTGGCACTTGCTAGAAAAGTGGTCCCTGATTCTCAAAGCTCGATCGAGCATTCTGATCTGGAGCAAGGTTTAGTATTTCTGGGGCTGCAAGGCATGATCGATCCGCCTCGCCCTGAAGCAATTCAAGCCATTGAGTCCTGTAAGTCTGCCGGAATTCAGGTCAAGATGATCACGGGCGACCATGCCAAAACAGCCGCCGCGATCGCTCAACAAATGGGGCTAAATCAAACTGAGAATGCGCCTGTTCTCACCGGTCAAGAACTTGCTCAACTGGATGAGCAAGGACTAACCAATGCTGTTGCACAGAGCCATATATTTGCGCGAGTTGCACCCGAACAAAAACTGCGGATTGTAGAAGCCCTCCAATCCAAAGGTGAAATTGTGGCCATGACCGGAGATGGAGTCAACGATGCACCTGCGTTGAAGCAAGCTGACATCGGGGTAGCAATGGGCATCACTGGCACCGAAGTTACGAAAGAAGCGGCAGATATGATTCTGACAGACGACAACTTTGCCTCGATCGAGAAAGCTGTTGAGGAAGGACGCACTGTTTATAAGAATTTATTGCGGGCGATCGCGTTCATCTTACCCGTGAACGGTGGTGAGTCTATGACCATCTTGATCGCTGTAATGCTAGCAACGCCACTGCCGATTTTGCCCGTGCAGATTCTTTGGCTGAATATGGTTAGTTCTGTGGTCTTGAGCTTACCGCTGGCGTTTGAACCACCTTCTCCCGATGTGATGCAGCACCCACCTCGCTCCGTTAATGAACCGCTGCTATCACGTAGGTTAATCAGCCGAATTCTGACCGTTTCACTATTTAACTGGATTGTGATCTTCGGAACATTTAATTGGTTTATTCGGACCACTGGAAACGAAGACCTAGCGCGAACGATGGCAATTCAAGCATTGGTTGCCGCAGAAGCATTCTACTTATTAGGGATCAGTCGCTTTATTCCCGCGATCGTTGCGAGGCTACGTGGTAAAGATGAATCGCTCAGTTACGCTGTGGCGATCGGTATTGCAGGGGTTTTCATCCTCCAACTTTTATTTAGCCAATGGAGCCTCATGAACAGGCTCTTTGCAACTGAAGTATTAACTCTGACTCAAGGCTTGATCTGCCTTGGTCTTGGGTTGCCCATGATTGCTTTAGCGGCGTTGCTGAAGCGTTTTGCTCCGCTGACATAA